GCATGGAAATGGGCGGGCGCACCCAGCCCTATAAGGTTATTGCGTTCGGTGATTTCGGGCAGAGAGTTTTCGCAACCTATCAGTAGGGAGCCCGTTGTCCGCAGCTGGCGAAGTCTGCCTGTGGAGCGGACAGCCCCTACGGCTCGCATGTGGAATGTCGGTTTTCTACGGCCCGGCCGCCGAAACCGGACGGTCTGTTGCCGGCCCAGAAGGTGGCATTCCACCGAAACCGAGGGGATGGCTGCTTTCCACCCCATTTTGGATATAAGCGCTTCGCGGCACTCGCCCCCTTAGCGGACTGGCAGCTATCCGGGCTTTCTGACCAAAAGCGGCTGGTCGGGTAACGAACCGATTGCGGACGCACGGATTTGCGCCAAGTCTCCTCTATAAGTGCGCTTCTTCAGATTTTATTTGAAATCTAGTTTCACTTATCTTCTTACTTCTCTGAACAAAGATGGACTTTTTATGATATTTATTTATTTAATATATACTGGTTAATAAATCTCTATGTGTTACTCTTAAGATTGCTACTCCAGTTCGCCAGGACAACTAATTAACCGATTGGGATCCACGCTCGTTGCGCGTAGGATAGTTCCGTCGCATCTATGATCTTTTGAACGTGAGCGGCCTGTTTGAAGCTAGGGCTGGCTTCCTTCCCTGATCGCACTGCGTCCACAAAATCCCGGAAGATCGCCGCAAGGGTGAAGACACCAATCTGCTCAGTATCTGCTCTGACGGTACCGCATGGGATCGTCATGAGCCGTTCCGGTATCTCCACGAGAGCATCTGGCTCATCGAGGTAGGTCCCGACTGGACCAGAGTGGAGGGTTGTGCTGAATGCTTGGGGGAACCCTGGAGCCTTCAGTGTCAGCCGCCCCTTGCTGCCCCATGCCTCGAGGTTGAACCCATGCGCGTTTGCGGCGTTCCACGATACGTTGAGCTGCGCATCCACTCCGCTCGCCAGACGAAGGAGGAGGAAGACGTTATCGTGCACTTCCGGCTTGATGACGGACCCATCGCTCGTCGGCCATGAATCAAGCTTTGTGCTCCCAGTGCCGATTACCTCGGTTACTGGACCGAACAAAGATACGAGGGCATGAAGCGCATGTCCGCCAATATTTCGCAAAACCGAAGCGCCTTGCGACGCATCCGCGAACCAAGCGTAATCCGGTACGTTGATCGACTTTGCGGTGAACAGCTGCACTTGGAAGCTGCAGTTGATACCGCTCACCTCTCCGATGAAGCCTTCGTCAAGCTTCTCCTTCATTAGCCGGCCGGCTGGCGTTGGCTGCACGGTTGCATCCACCATGCCGACGAGGCCTTTGCCTTGCTGACGATCGAACATGTCTTGCGCTTCAGACGCGTTCATGCCGAATGGCATGCCAGCGTAAACATGCTTCCCCGCTTCTAGCGCGGCCGTAACCATCTCGTGGCGCAGCCTGGGTCTGGTGCCAACGTCGATGATGTCAATTTCAGGATCACGCGCCATCTCGCGATAGTCGCCATAGGCTTTCTTGATTCCGGTCTTTGCCGCCGCAGCTTCAGCCGTTTCTTGCCGCGAGGTGCAGATTGCAACAACTTCGACATCATCAAGACTTCGCCAGGCCGGAAGGTGGGCTTGAACGCCCCATGCCGCGCTGATTATCCCTACCCGCAATTTATCAGTCATAACCGATTAACCGTTATTGCCTTGCGCATTGGCGGTAGTGCTACAACTTGATTGGGGTCGCAAAAACACGTTCTAATGATCATTACGCTTGTGATTTCCGACCCGCTGGATTCGAACGAATAATACGTTCGTGAAACGTCCGACCAGTTGCCAATGGCGATTTAATCGAGCTCTCGACGCAAGAATCTGTCAAATCGCTAATGTCCGAAGAATTATGTTCAATTTGGCAAACTCAAGTAGCTGCTTCCCACCCCGTAGCCGACACTCGTGACGAAGGCTGACTGACTGGTAGCAGACTTTCCGCGTGATGGACGGAAAGACCGAGAGTAGCGAGTAAAGCGGTCATCATCGCCTAACCAGCTTCCGAATTGCGGATTGCCATCCCGGCAAGTGGGGCAAACGGTGTACCAAGGGATCTCTAAGCTTGGCCAACTTTGTCCGGCTCAGCTGTGTGAGCCTCTCCCAATCCGCTTTGAACAAGTAGAGTGCATTGCCGTACTCGAGATTTTCCAGTGCGACGAGGCGATCCCCGAATTTCGCTCCAAAGTCTCCCGCAAATTTACCTGTGCCGACGATGAAGCCGTCATGACCGAGGCGGTCAAGGTCCTCCAGTCTTTCTCTTGCGACCCTCAACCGCGCAGGATTGCCCGACTTTCGTGACACCAGTCGCTCCAGTACGCGGTCCTTCGAACCGGTTGGCAAGAGCTCCCAGTACATATGTTGAATTCGAGCAAGATCAGGGTCGGAGAGATCAGCGTCGAATACGTGCGCTTCCCCATCAGTGCTTCGAAGTCGACCGCACTGCGGGCATCGCCGCACAGAAGTCGATGCCGTCCAAGAAGCCAAATGGCGCCGCGGCGTGAGACCGCAGGGCCGGTAGCTATGACAACCGCATCGTCGGCTGCGTCGCGGCCAGCCTCGCCCGCTTCCTCGATTACGAAATCGACTTCGGCGAGACTGAACCCGGTGAGCTCGATGTCGAACTCGAGATCGACCAGAGCCTGGAACTCGATGGCGAGGATTTCCTTGTCCCACCCGGCGTTGAGCGCGAGCTTGTTGTCGGCCAGCACATCATCGCAAGGTCGAAGTGCTGAGTGAGCAGGTGCTTACACAGCGGGACGGCTGGGCCATGGTTCTACTCCACGCGGAGTTGGCCGACCCGGATTAGCCGGCGATAATCCCCCTCGCGGTACCCCGCCAATTGTCGACACCGATCGCTGACATATGCGCGACCGTTCCCTGTTACCGGCATTCCTGTTCGTTGTTCCGGCACGAGGAATTCCCTGTTTCTCGCGCAGGGGATTTGGCCCACGAAATGGCGGAGTTCTTCGGTTTCAGTACTGCCTGACGGCGGAGATCGGCGTGAAAAATTGTCAGATTCCCTGAATTTTTCCCTGTTAAACGGGGAAATCAGGGGTGAGACCGGTTAGGTCAGGACCGCGCCATTCACCACTTTTGCGATCATCACCGCGCCTTTTGGTATTCCGGCTTCACGTGCTCCCTCTTGACCGCTCTTTCGCGTTCGGCGAACCCGCCACCTGCCTTTAACAGCGGAATGGACGGTTTATGATCAAACGAACCCTTGCCGGACGCGCGGTAAATCCCATCGGGCTTGGCTGCATGAATGTCACATGGGCCTATGGTTCGCCCATCTCGCGCGAAGATGCGGTCTCGCTATTTCGAGAGGCGTTGGACGAGGGTTACGATCATTTCGACACCGCGAATATCTATGGCGGCGGGGTCAGTGAGGAAATCTTGGGCGAGGCGATCATGGATCGTCGCGACGATTTCCTGCTGGCATCGAAGATGGGGATCGTGGTCGAGGGCGACCGTCGCGGCATCGATTGCAGCCCGGATGCCATCGTAGCCTCACTGGATGCCAGCCTGAAGCGTCTAAAGACGGACCGCATCGATCTTTACTACATGCATCGGCTCGACCCCAAAGTACCGATTGCGGAAAGCGTCGGTGCGATGGTGCGGGCGATGGAGGCGGGCAAGATCGGCGCCTATGGCGTGTCTGAATGGAGCGCCGCCCACATTCGCGAAGCGCACGGGGTGCATCCGATGGCTGCGGTTCAGACCGAATATTCCCCGTGGACGCGCAACGTGGAACTGGGCGTTCTGGACACGACGCGGGAACTGGGCATTGCGCTTGTCGCTTTCTCGCCAGTGGCGCGCGGTGCATTGGCCAATGCACTGGGCGATCCGCTGATCCTGACCGGACAGGATTTGCGGGGCAATATGCCGCGGTTCAGTGCGGAGAACTGGCCGTGCAACATGGACCTGATCCGCGCCTTCAACGCCTTGGCGGCAGAGGCGCGCGTGACCCCGGCGCAGCTATCGCTCGCATGGGTCTTGTCGCGCGCACCGCATCTGCACGCGATCCCCGGCACGTCGAATGCTGCGCATATGGTCGAGAATAGCGGTACCAATTCGCTGACAATTGCGCCCGATGTTTTGGAGAGGGTTGGCGAAATCGTGAACCAGGCGACCGTATCCGGCCACCGCTATCCGGAATCGCTGCGCGGATTTATCGATACAGAGGATTTCTGAAAGCGCGCCGGCAGGCGGTGATGAGCATTATGCCGCCCGCCCGGTCAGGCAAGCGCCACGTGGCGCTTGCCCCGGAAATTCTCCTCCGCAAGGCTGGCGATCAGGGCCGAGGGCAGGTCGACAACTGTCGCCGCCGGGCGCCACGCGCTGGCGGTGGAAACCCGTACGCGATCGTGGTGCAGGGCGTTGCCGTGCGGGATCGCGGGATATTCCACCGCGTGCTGCATATTGACGCACAGCTTTTCCAGCCGCTCCGCCTCGTTCCGACCGGGCGAGAAGACGATAAAGCGCCCTTCGTCCCAATGCGCCAGTGTCACGCCCAAGGGCGCGGGCACTGTGCGTAGCCGCGCCGCGATTTCCCCGGCAAGCCGTTCTGCTCCGCGCACGCCGTGGAGGGCGACATAGGCGTCCAGCTCTTCGATCTGGATCAGCGCAGCCGCCATCGGCGTGCCGCGCATCCGGGCATCGCGCAGCAGCATTTCTGCCCATGCGCGTGAGGGCAGGCCGTCGGCCCCGTCGATCAAGGTGCCGTCCAGCACCGCCTCTTGCAGCTCGCGATTAGACGTAACCAGCTGGCGTTCACGCGCCTGCCTGCGATCCTGCTCTCGCTTTAAGCGTAGCAGGGTGCGGACGCGGGCTTGCAATTCCACCGGCTCGATCGGTTTGGTCACGAAATCGCTGGCCCCGGCCATAAACGCCTGCCCCAGCGCATCGAGGTCGCGCCGACCCGACAGCATCAGGATCGGCAGGAACGCGCCACGCGGGCTGGTGCGGATGGCGGCGGTCGCCTCGATCCCGTCGACGTCGGGCATCAGGATGTCCATGATGACCAGATCGCATTCCATGCGCGCCTCGCGATTGCCGCCGCCGGTAAGGGATAGCGCGTTGTAGGCCGCCTGCGCGCTTTCCACGCAAGTGATGCGATACGATCCCCCGGCGGTCAGCAGGCTTGCGGTGATCTGCGCCGCATCGGGGTCGTCGTCGACGATCAGGATACGCGGGCCGGTCGCTTGCTGTCCGTCAAAGGGATGAAGGGGCGTGACGCTGTTCATTGTTCGCTGTCCTTGATCCATGCGCGCCACTGCGGTCCGTCATGCAGCAGGCGATATCCGGGAAGTCCATGTTCGTGCAGGTGCGGGAACGTGCGGCCCATCGCATCGGCCCCCTGCGGCGCGCGGTGGCTGCGCACAACCTGCACGGGGGCGAACGAGGTCTGGCGCAGCCCGTCGATACGGAACCGCATGGACGACGCCCCGTCGATCCCGCCCGCACCTCCGCGATAGGCAATGGCGGCGGGGGCGGCCTCTGCATCGAACAACACCTCGCCATGGCCTTGCAATGCCATGCCCAGCGCGGCCAGTTCGGCATCGGCGGCGGGCACCGGCGATCCGGTCAGGGCCGCGCGCATCCGCTCGCTCTCCGCGTCGGGCGCGGCCCAGACCAGCACGGCCCCGCCGGTCCAGCCGATCGCGAGCAGGGCGAGGATCGGTTTCTCCCCACGGTCGCGGTTGCGCGGCCAACGGGTGGCGGAGGCCATCGCCAGCGGGATACCCAGCGCCGCCATTTGGACCGAGGAAGGCCACATGCGGATCGCCCAAGCGGCGATGGCGGCCAGCACGATGGCCCCAGTCACGCCCACCGCCGCACGCCGCACGCCCCGCTGGCGCCGGGTACGCACGATCATGGCGGAAATGATCGGCGCGGTGGCGACCAACCCCGACAACGCCAGCGAAAGTGTCTTTTCCGAAACCGGCGGCGCGGTCAGCAGCGCGGTGAACCCACCAAGGAACGCCCAGGGATCGCCGTTGAATATCCAGTTGGTATAGCCGAACCCCGCAAACACGAACGCCCCGGGAAACAACATGGTCAGCATCACCCCGATGGGGGAACGCCGCATCTGCGCATCCGGCACGCACAGCGCGATGGCCGGGATCGCGGCAACGACGATGACGATACCGATCGGATCGGACAGCATGATGACCGGCAGGGCCAGCGCCACCAGAATAACGTCGGTAATCCGGTGATCGCGGCGCAAGTTGAACAGCCCGATGGCCAGCATCGACAGTCCGCAATGCATCACCGCCCATCCCGGCCCCTCGGCCAGACTGCGCAACAGGATCGGATTGGTGGCCAACAGCACGATCGCAAACAGGGCGGCCCCGGCGTGAAAGCCCTCCGTACGGAAGGCCCGGCTCCACCCCGCTACCATCAGGCCGAAGAACAACGCGGTGATCATCACGGGCCATGCCGACCCGAAACCCGATGCGAACAGGTTGCCGGTCAGCGCGAACAGGTAGGGTAGCGGCGGGTGCGCGGCGGCGACCGATGGGGCACGGATCGTACCTTCCGTCGCCAGCAGCGCGCGGCCCCAAAGCTCCAGCGTGGCGAGCGACATGTATCCGGCCTGCCGCAAGGCAAGGAGCAAGCCCAGCAGCGCCGCCGCGAATGCCAGCGCAAGGATCGTGTTGAACTGATCGCGCCCCTTGCGCCCGTCGATATGGGGGAGCCGCGGCGCGACATGAGTGGCTGGCTCGCGGACCGGGGCTGGCCATGCGGTGGCGTTCATCGGATGGATCCCGCTATCCTGCCGTCCGGTCCCAGCGCCTCGGCCACTTCGCGGGCGGTGTGGCACGACAGGCCATGCGTGGTCTTTTCCCAGTAAAACGGCTTCGTCAGCAGCTGGTACAGCCCCTTCCACGCCGCGATGGACAGCAGGATCCAATAGGCCGGAACGGTCAAGGCCCACGGGGTCAGTTCAAGCCAGTTGCGCCGGAACGGGGCCAGCATCATCAGGAAGATCAGCATCCCGTTGCCGAGCAACAGGTTGAACAGCGAAATATAGAGCAGCACCGGAGGGAAGAAGATGTCGAAGCCCGCCGCCTGCGTCGCGGCCCAGACCGCGAAGACAGCCCAGAACACCGGATTCAGAAGGCCGGACAGCATCGTGCCGCCGATGAACATCGCAAAGCCCAGCACACCCAGCGGGCCGACCTGCCGCGCGAAATCGCCGGGGCGGCGCAAGTGGACTAACAAGGTCTGCATGTACCCCTTGATCCAGCGAGACCGCTGGCGAATCCAGTTCCCCGCGCTGACATTGGCTTCCTCGAACGTGGTCGATTCCACCAACTTCGTCGTATAGCCCTTCTGCGTCATGCGAATGCCGAGGTCGGCGTCTTCGGTGACGTTGAACGGATCCCACGCGATCAGTTCGCGCAGCACAGAGGTGCGGAAATGGTTCGACGTCCCGCCCAACGGAATCGGGATGCGCAGCTTCTCCAGCCCCGGCAGCATTAGGTCGAACCACAAGGCGTAGTCCAGCGTGAACAGCCGGGTCAGCCAGTTCTCGTTGCGGTTGTAGTAGTTCAGCCGACATTGCACGCAGGCCACATCTTTCCCGGTGCGGGCGAACGTTGCGACGACGCGCTTCAACTGGTCCGGCTCGGGCTTGTCTTCTGCGTCATAGATCACGCAGAATTCGCCGCGGGCGAGGCGGAAGGCGTAGTTGCACGCCTTGGGCTTGGTCTGCGGGTGCGATGGGGGGACGAGGACGATCTCGAAAATCTCCTCCAACCGCAGCGCCTGTGCCGCAGCAATGGTCTCCTCGTCGCCTTCCTCCAGCACGATCTTGATATCGAGCTTCGCCGCCGGATAGTCGAGGTTGCGCAAGGCACCCGCGAGGATCGGCAGTACGTCGGGCTCTCGAAACATCGGGACCAGCACGGTATAGATCGGCAGGTCTTCGTCAGACAGCAGGCCGATGGCGGCGTCGATCTCTCGCCGTTGTGCCGTCAGGTCGGTGCCGCCCGCCCAGATGGCAAAGCCCTTGAACGCGAAGTTGCCAAGGTAGAACAGGCTCATCAAGGCATTCAGCGCGATCAGCGTCGCGATCGGCGCGATGATGGCGCCCAGCGCGAACAGGCTGGCCAGCGCCCAGAGCCAGACGAGCTGGCCCGCGGTAAACACCGTCCGCGCGCTCATCTGCGGATCGCGTTCGTCCAGTTCATAGACTGCGCGGTGTGACCAACGCTGAGAGAATGCGGCCTGCACTGCGTGGCGTAGCGCGCGTTTAGAAGTGATAACGACATCGACCGACTGCCCCCAGCGGCGGCGGATATGGAGCATGGCGGCAGGGCCGGGGCGGGCGGTGGCGACGATCATGCGCTTTCCGCCAAGGCCCGGCCGGGTGCGCCACGGCACGGTCAATTCGCGCATGTAGGCGTCGACCTCGTCCTCTTGGAGCAGGCCGGGATCGGGCGGTTCGTCGATCAGGTCGATATGTGAGAGGCCAAAGCGGTCGGCCAGCGAGCGATAGAGCGTGCGCCCATCCACAAAACGCCGCGCCAGCAGGACATCGGGCAGCGGCATCTGCCACTTGCGCGCCAGCGTGCTGGCTGTGTCCAGCTCGTCCAGCTCGATAATGCCTTGTTCGACAAGGTGGTCGCCGGTCCAAGCATCGGTCTCGGAAAGCTCAGGCATTGAGGCCTCTGATCGTGTCGTCGCGGCGGGCCTTGCGGGTTTGGAGAAGCAGCCAGCCGAACAGCGTGGAAATTGCAGCCCATGCGAGCAGCACCAACCAGATACGATGGCCTTCCATCCAGCGGGCCGGATCGAAATCGCCCTCGCGCTCTATCTTCACGATCCGTTCGCGCATCGAATGCATCGCGAATACGCGCTGTGAACCATCGAACATCGCGACATTGCCAAAGGCCAGTTCGGCCCCTTGCGGCAAGTTGGCGAGGCCTGCGAAATCCTGACCGGGCCGGATCCAGAGGATCGGGCGGTCCCCGGTTTCGACCAGTTGCGCCACGGTCAACCGGTCTATCACCGCATCGGGCAGCACGACTTCGCCATCGGCATCGCGGATGCGCTCGGCCCTGCCGCTCAGCCGCATCGGGGGCTTTGCGCCGGGTGGTGGGGTGTGAGAGACCCAGATGGCCGGGCCATTTTCGGGCAAGTCGCCAAAGCGCACCGCAAGCCGCGCATGGGGTGAGAGCAACCCACGCAGCAGTCCGGCGATCGATGCGACATCTGCTGCCGAAGGGGCCGCTGCAAACACCAGCTTCGCCCCGTCTGCAACGGACGAGGGCAGGTCGTGGAAATCGGCAGCGGGCTTCGCCTCGCCCAGAGCGATGTGGCTTTCGGGAAGCAGGGTGGCGATCGTGCTTCCGCCAAGGCAATCTTCGCGCGTGTGTTCGCGCAGGACGTTGATGTCGATCCGGTTCACCGTCGTCGCCAGATTGTCCGGCACTTCGAGGTCGAGCCGCGTAGCCTTGCCGGGGCGGGCCACCTTGCTGCCGATCAGCGTGCCGTTCAGCGCAACGGTCACAACCGCAGGATCGCCGCGCGGCCCGCCGTCCAGCCGGACGTCGGCAACGATGCGCGACAGGGTCCGACCGTGGGGCAAGCCGGTAGCGGGAAGGGAGAGCATCCAGCCGCCACGGTCGGATATCGGTCGCGGCGCGATGTCGGCCGCAATGGCTGAAAAGGGCAGCGTTGCGACTGCGCTGGCGTTGTCGGCTTTGCTCGGGCGGGTGAACAGTTGCGCGATCTCTTCCGGGGATTGCGCCTCGATGCGGAGCGGGGCGGACCCGGGAACCGCCATTGTTAGATCGACCTTGCCCTTGGGCGCGGCGGCTATCTGAATTCGCGTTTCCTGCCAGTCGGGGCCGACCGGACCGCTCTTCGCGAACCGCGTCGGACGCTCTGCCGCCAGCAGCAGCGCGGTCGCAACGGTGCCCTCGCTAGGCTCGTCGGGAAGGGTAAGGACAAGCGGCAAGGGGGCGTGGGCAATCAGGCTGGCGGGATCGCCCGCCGTGCTGCGGTCCAACGCCACCTCGGCGCGCGCATTAGGTCCGATATGGAGCGAATTGCGGGCTTCAGTCCCAAGGCATTGGGCCGCTGCCTTCGGATCCGACAAGGCGAATTCGGCTACGACCACCCCCTCGCGCACAGTATCGACCGGCACCGAAACCCGCGCAACACCCGTTGTGCGACCGGCAACCGGTATTGTCGCGACGATACGTCCGGCCACGACCATACGCAGGACGGTTTCGGGCGAGGCGGGTCGGTCGAACTGCCACGGCAGGATCAGTTCTATCGCGTGTAGGCCGTTTGCCGGACCGACCGGCAGGTGCAGGGTCTGGCGCGGCTGGCGGTCGTCCATCTCGGCCACCGCGAAGGGGATGGTTCGTACCAAGACATCGGCCCGCGCTTCGCCTGCACGCACATCGGCCCCTGCCGGAATCGCGCAGGCGGCGATTGCGGCAAGGGCGACCCCCGTTCGGCAAATGCTGACGATTCCGCCCATGAGAATACCCTGTTGCTGACATGAGGCATTCTAGGCGGCGCGACCCGCAGGCGGTAACGCAAGCGCATCCGGCGCGGACCCATTTCCCGACAAGCGCGGTTTTTTCGCGCGCAAGATTTTATTTGATGCGGGCAAGGGCGGCGTCGGTTAGCCCCCATGATCTAGAAATCATCACAGACGGCGGTTGCATCTTCGCGCTCCCCTGCCGAACCCGAAACAGGATAACCAAATGACCCGCG
The sequence above is a segment of the Croceicoccus naphthovorans genome. Coding sequences within it:
- a CDS encoding Gfo/Idh/MocA family protein, with product MTDKLRVGIISAAWGVQAHLPAWRSLDDVEVVAICTSRQETAEAAAAKTGIKKAYGDYREMARDPEIDIIDVGTRPRLRHEMVTAALEAGKHVYAGMPFGMNASEAQDMFDRQQGKGLVGMVDATVQPTPAGRLMKEKLDEGFIGEVSGINCSFQVQLFTAKSINVPDYAWFADASQGASVLRNIGGHALHALVSLFGPVTEVIGTGSTKLDSWPTSDGSVIKPEVHDNVFLLLRLASGVDAQLNVSWNAANAHGFNLEAWGSKGRLTLKAPGFPQAFSTTLHSGPVGTYLDEPDALVEIPERLMTIPCGTVRADTEQIGVFTLAAIFRDFVDAVRSGKEASPSFKQAAHVQKIIDATELSYAQRAWIPIG
- a CDS encoding aldo/keto reductase — protein: MIKRTLAGRAVNPIGLGCMNVTWAYGSPISREDAVSLFREALDEGYDHFDTANIYGGGVSEEILGEAIMDRRDDFLLASKMGIVVEGDRRGIDCSPDAIVASLDASLKRLKTDRIDLYYMHRLDPKVPIAESVGAMVRAMEAGKIGAYGVSEWSAAHIREAHGVHPMAAVQTEYSPWTRNVELGVLDTTRELGIALVAFSPVARGALANALGDPLILTGQDLRGNMPRFSAENWPCNMDLIRAFNALAAEARVTPAQLSLAWVLSRAPHLHAIPGTSNAAHMVENSGTNSLTIAPDVLERVGEIVNQATVSGHRYPESLRGFIDTEDF
- a CDS encoding response regulator, which translates into the protein MNSVTPLHPFDGQQATGPRILIVDDDPDAAQITASLLTAGGSYRITCVESAQAAYNALSLTGGGNREARMECDLVIMDILMPDVDGIEATAAIRTSPRGAFLPILMLSGRRDLDALGQAFMAGASDFVTKPIEPVELQARVRTLLRLKREQDRRQARERQLVTSNRELQEAVLDGTLIDGADGLPSRAWAEMLLRDARMRGTPMAAALIQIEELDAYVALHGVRGAERLAGEIAARLRTVPAPLGVTLAHWDEGRFIVFSPGRNEAERLEKLCVNMQHAVEYPAIPHGNALHHDRVRVSTASAWRPAATVVDLPSALIASLAEENFRGKRHVALA
- a CDS encoding glycosyltransferase, producing the protein MPELSETDAWTGDHLVEQGIIELDELDTASTLARKWQMPLPDVLLARRFVDGRTLYRSLADRFGLSHIDLIDEPPDPGLLQEDEVDAYMRELTVPWRTRPGLGGKRMIVATARPGPAAMLHIRRRWGQSVDVVITSKRALRHAVQAAFSQRWSHRAVYELDERDPQMSARTVFTAGQLVWLWALASLFALGAIIAPIATLIALNALMSLFYLGNFAFKGFAIWAGGTDLTAQRREIDAAIGLLSDEDLPIYTVLVPMFREPDVLPILAGALRNLDYPAAKLDIKIVLEEGDEETIAAAQALRLEEIFEIVLVPPSHPQTKPKACNYAFRLARGEFCVIYDAEDKPEPDQLKRVVATFARTGKDVACVQCRLNYYNRNENWLTRLFTLDYALWFDLMLPGLEKLRIPIPLGGTSNHFRTSVLRELIAWDPFNVTEDADLGIRMTQKGYTTKLVESTTFEEANVSAGNWIRQRSRWIKGYMQTLLVHLRRPGDFARQVGPLGVLGFAMFIGGTMLSGLLNPVFWAVFAVWAATQAAGFDIFFPPVLLYISLFNLLLGNGMLIFLMMLAPFRRNWLELTPWALTVPAYWILLSIAAWKGLYQLLTKPFYWEKTTHGLSCHTAREVAEALGPDGRIAGSIR